The following are encoded in a window of Kaistia algarum genomic DNA:
- a CDS encoding ABC transporter ATP-binding protein: protein MSGSHETLLQIHSLGADYRRGRDWRPVLHDIDLQLAAGEFIGLVGESGSGKSTLAALLLGERRDDRRIASGQVTFKGIDLFAASRRVVHSLRGSQIAFVPQNCGASLTPTLRIGALFAETLRRHQPNLDKSAARKVTLDLLREVELGQGEAALSRYPHEFSGGQQQRIALALAVSCRPELLVLDEPTTGLDPILRRSITGLLRRLCREHGVAMIFVSHDLATVAELCERIIVINAGRIVETGSAAAIFGAPRHEYTRTLIRAMPQLDRPSESPRVSRATGEDKSPSLATGWAPLHLREAIG, encoded by the coding sequence ATGAGCGGCTCACATGAAACGCTTTTGCAGATCCATTCGCTTGGCGCCGATTACCGGCGGGGCCGCGACTGGCGACCCGTTCTGCACGACATCGACCTCCAACTCGCGGCGGGAGAGTTCATCGGACTTGTCGGGGAATCAGGGAGCGGCAAGTCGACGCTCGCCGCGCTGCTTCTGGGCGAGCGTCGCGACGATCGCCGCATCGCATCCGGCCAGGTGACCTTCAAGGGCATCGATTTATTCGCCGCATCAAGGCGCGTGGTTCACAGTCTTCGCGGCTCGCAGATCGCATTCGTGCCGCAGAATTGCGGGGCATCGCTGACGCCGACCCTGCGCATCGGCGCGCTGTTCGCCGAAACCTTGCGGCGGCATCAGCCGAACCTCGATAAGTCAGCGGCACGCAAGGTTACGCTGGACTTGCTCCGGGAGGTCGAGCTCGGCCAGGGAGAAGCCGCACTCAGCCGCTATCCGCACGAATTCAGCGGCGGGCAACAGCAGCGCATCGCCCTTGCCCTCGCGGTCAGTTGCAGGCCCGAGCTGCTCGTCCTCGACGAACCGACGACGGGGCTCGATCCGATCCTCCGGCGCTCCATAACCGGCCTGCTGCGCCGACTCTGCCGCGAGCATGGCGTCGCGATGATCTTCGTTTCGCATGACCTGGCCACCGTGGCCGAGCTTTGCGAGCGGATCATCGTAATCAACGCGGGACGGATCGTCGAAACCGGTTCCGCAGCCGCGATCTTCGGGGCGCCGCGCCATGAATACACAAGGACGCTGATCCGAGCGATGCCGCAACTGGACCGGCCCAGCGAGTCACCAAGGGTTTCTCGCGCAACGGGCGAGGACAAATCTCCGTCACTGGCGACAGGTTGGGCACCCCTTCACCTGCGGGAGGCGATCGGATGA